Below is a window of Candidatus Neomarinimicrobiota bacterium DNA.
ATATCGTGGCGACATACATTAGGATTCTATTCAGAGAGTAAAATTCTTCTTGACATAAATATAAGCTTTATCATATATTCAGAGATGGCTATATAAGTCATGAAATCCCAAAGATAGCGAACCAAATAACTTTTTAAAGAGGGTACGTCTATGGATGAGGAACTTTCAGTAAAATTTATTCAGTCGGCATCTACTGTCTTGCGCGCTTTAGGTCATCCCGCAAGAATTAAAATTATCGAATACCTTCGTGGTGGAAAGAAAAGTGTCGGGCAAATCCAGGCAATATTAAATCTCTCTCAGCCGGTTACTTCTCAGCATCTTCGATATATGTATTCCAAAGGTATT
It encodes the following:
- a CDS encoding winged helix-turn-helix transcriptional regulator, which produces MDEELSVKFIQSASTVLRALGHPARIKIIEYLRGGKKSVGQIQAILNLSQPVTSQHLRYMYSKGIVDYIQDGTTYNYFIANDFINKIYDCISNYQEKVQSGEWNLESMNFKEMEV